The sequence CTAACACATTTGGTGCACAGAGTAGCTCAGTCTAAATCACTACAATGTTGTAAAGGTTTCAAGATTGGTCATTATAGGCCATTCCCCAACCTGTCACACACAACAGGAAACATTGACCAGCAATCCAGaactacaagctctgaataggagATTAACAATATACTGTTTAATTTGATAAGACAGCAAGTTAGGTAATATATAAGAACATTTACTTACAACTTTGGTAGATCATTTTCTGAGACAAATCTCAGAAACTACACCTTACACCCTTCTGAGACAAATCTCTGATACTAGACCTTACACCAGACACATTATACACAAAACTCAGGCATTTACAAGGTTCGAGACTATCCTTGAGACATAATAAGAAAGAGACACATTTATCAAGGGTGGAGATTTACAATGGGATAGCGGGGTCGGATTATAGTTGCGCGAAGGTCAAGCAAAAGCAGGGACGATGCATTGTGATTCGGAGTTGCTACAAGCAAAGCCTTCAATTCTTACTTTAGGTGAAGAACCACAGGTCGGAGATCCTCTTTCCACTCTGCCTGCCTGCTTCATGCTGGGGGAGATTCCTTTGGGAGAATCTAGGAACGGGCTTTGTTTGCCAAATTCTGAATCATGGACTACTGGATTGTTAGTGCGAGCCGGTGGTGACCCGCAGAAAAAGCCCACCTGGCTGCTGGAGTCTGAATCACCTTCGGAGGCATCCTGACATACAAGGAACTTGTGACTATGACCACACGAGAGGATTAACGAAGAACCAATTTTATATGAGAGTGTCTATTCATATAGCAAATATAGACATTACCTTACTCAGGAGAAGGTCAAGAATTTCAGAGGCACAATCCACTCTATGAATCGGCAGAAGGCtgatagaaaatgataattaaaaTAAGTCACAGAATAATGCAAATAATTATGATTATAAAGAATCAGCTAGCAGGAGATAATAACTGCAAAAGAAAGGCTCACAGTACAAGGGACAGTACATGGGAAACTGCTCCTGGCATCAATCACACTGTGGATCTTAtaattattttcataaaaaaataaacattctTAGGTATATGAAACTCATCTCTGACACAAGAAAGAAGCAAATGCAAGAGCCATCAACATGAGTAGGGCTTGCAATAAGTCTTACAGAAATAGCTTtaactatttttaaaaaatatattaaagctAATATAATATGTTGAACTCCAGAGGGGTAAAACAATAAACTCAAAGAGACAACTAACAGAAAGCATACAACTCAAAAGGAAATCACTTTTTGGATGTCAATAGCAAACTGAAATGTCCCTTGGGGCAAAAGCAAACGAGaaatttgacaaacttgataataAAAGCAACTCatctaaaaaattaaaagaactcACCCCTTTGGCTTGCCATTGATTCTATTTAGACTGTGCATGAAATAAGGAATCCTGGTAGCTCTACGAGGTTGAGGACAAATGACTTCAGCTCTTGGACATGGCTGGTCATCAACTTGCCAAAATATTGATTTCCTATCATACATAGAATCTTGATATATTTGATCTGTAGAATTAAGTCTCACATGGAAGTTCTCCGTTTTGGCAGGCTCCTGGattatcaaaagaaaaagaaaaaaaagcttcTTCTGTTAGCGGAACCATTACAATATGCTGCAAAGGATAAATAAATTAAGCAAAATGATAGGGATCCAGCGACCAATGTTACTTTCAAAGAAATTTTCAGAGTCTATCATCAATGGAGTATATGTTCTTCTCaatgtgaaaaagaaaaaaaagtgtttTCCTAGGTACATCTTACTTGGAAACCCTCCATTTGACAAAAGAATTCACATAACGTGAACGACATGATGCACGACTGTGATACCAATTACAATTAAGTGAAGGGGATGAAGGAGATTGAAGACCACGGTAGAAGATAGAGCTTAGAAGCTGGATGAATCTTTTGAGTAAATGGACAAAGACAAGCGATAGAGAGAGTAAATGACAAGGGATTAAAAGACTTTGGTATAAAAGGCCAAGGCTAGAAGTAAATGAGACAGTAAAGATGGAAAAGAGGAATAACCAAAGCCACACAACCTTAAAAAACACTATTTTAAGTAGTGGAAAAATCAACATTTCATGTTACAAGACTCATGATTGAACCATTGTTTAAAATGTACTTTACTTGAGACCTAAGATAACTAAAAAAAAAGTTACGTATCTAAACTACTAAAAAAAGAATAAACTAAAATGTCATCAAGAAATTCTtctttaaaaaatacctaaaaatctgtcaaaaaatatttaaatataaaagataCATTTGGAGCCTTAACTTTGAAATCTAGCCAAACTACGATCAACCTCAAAGTCATGAATGATTAATCACTTTTGTTGCACATCCAATTGATGAACGATCTCCAGATCGGATAAATGGTTTTCATAGTAGCTTGATCTGATGAAATTAATATTGCAAGATGGCCAATTATCGTAGACATCCGAGGCATCCTGCTCTGAGCCTCTGATACCAAACAAATGCGAGTgcacagctctgataccaactaaaaTAGGCATGATAGAACAAATATCTAAAACGAAGATTTTCACAGAATCATTTACTTATAAATCCCCTTAGTCGAATCACGAGGTAAAAAGCATACGTATCAGAACCATCGCAAGATTGCAGCTTGCAATAAAATTCAGGATACTTGTCATCTTTGTTTGGAAGGAGATAGGGTAAAAATCTTTTCACAAAAAAATGTTAACCTGCAACCAAATGTAACAAAACCTTTCGCATAAGCTTCTGCAAGAAAAGCCGGGAAGGAATTCTTTATATTCAAACTTCTTACTCATCCAAACTTAAAAGACAAAATATATTTTTGCCGACTAAATCCGGCAATTTTTTTCAGTTCGAATCAAGCATTTGGAACAACAATCTTTTGCGGATTTAGATTTGTGCTACAGAAAAAATTAAACCAGTCGAAACATGAAAAACAAACGAGGAATACCTTTTTCTCTTCTATAATGAGAGGCAAAAATGCACTTGCGACCCGAAATTAAAGAAGAGAGCAGATGATGCGAGAAATTAGCAAGCCAATGTTCGAAACTTTTCGCAATACTGACGTTTACAGCGCAATCCGACCCCATAATTCCAACAAAACTGTCTCAAAAACTAAGGAATAACACCACACCAAGCCAAGTCCCACAAACACGGAAGAAAGAAACGATTATGAAGCGAAACCGCGACGCAACCCAtccaaaccaaagagaaatctaaaaCCCGCCCTCTCAAAAAAAGGAACAGAAATCGGCGATTCACCATACCATCTCGAAATGAAGGGATCCGACCGGGCAGCTCGAGATCACGTCCGAGTCGCCAGATGTAGCTTCGTTAACACGACCGGTGAGTTCCCCTCACGATCGGAGCGACGGAGGCAGGGGAGCACCAGATCCCGCCGCTATATACTGCCGCGGAAGAGGAGGATCACGGCGACAAAGGcgtgaacagagagagagagagagagatatcctTAAAGCCTTCCCTCTCTCCCTctgcctctctccctctcttccgcGGCCTTTTAAGGCGGAGCGGAAGAGAAGGGGGGCGGTGTTGAAGTGAAGCCGAGTCACCGCGGTAAATCCACCACCCCTGCCACATCCGGGGGTTGCGCATGTCCGTG comes from Musa acuminata AAA Group cultivar baxijiao chromosome BXJ3-3, Cavendish_Baxijiao_AAA, whole genome shotgun sequence and encodes:
- the LOC103979452 gene encoding uncharacterized protein LOC103979452; this encodes MEPAKTENFHVRLNSTDQIYQDSMYDRKSIFWQVDDQPCPRAEVICPQPRRATRIPYFMHSLNRINGKPKGLLPIHRVDCASEILDLLLSKDASEGDSDSSSQVGFFCGSPPARTNNPVVHDSEFGKQSPFLDSPKGISPSMKQAGRVERGSPTCGSSPKVRIEGFACSNSESQCIVPAFA